A single region of the Pogoniulus pusillus isolate bPogPus1 chromosome Z, bPogPus1.pri, whole genome shotgun sequence genome encodes:
- the TMEM271 gene encoding transmembrane protein 271, whose product MKWSVRGACAALSSCLLLACALSAAAVGLKCFSLGSELKGEPFRLGTAAGAFYSGLLLAAGLSLLAAALLCCRPPDEVPAAPAPASASASAPAPAPAPAPAPALAAAGDPEPAGGCPGAGEAAAAPSGPVEKSPPGGRQNFLLLGVLVFMLGVLSAFAGAVIDGDTVSLVERKYSHYCLLQPGGAARPRTGPAAPDGSAAALRCQKLRDYQQGLVLSTVFNALECLLGLLNLLLVKNYKASQQRGRRRRRRRAAPATTAVPAGGRRRRRRGGGGGGRRAPRHSQGSLFSGGEPELSPGDCPFQAVSYINVGVFHVFDEAGVEVHCGGHPSVELPGYSPMDPELNASYPYCYPLPSERPPAYEEIYPREPCSHGT is encoded by the coding sequence ATGAAGTGGAGCGTGCGGGGAGCCTGCGCCGCgctctccagctgcctcctgctcgcCTGCGCCCTCAGCGCCGCCGCCGTGGGCCTCAAGTGCTTCTCGCTGGGCTCCGAGCTCAAGGGTGAGCCCTTCCGCCTGGGCACCGCTGCCGGCGCCTTCTActcggggctgctgctggccgccGGCCTCTCGCTACTCGCCGCCGCGCTGCTCTGCTGTCGCCCGCCCGACGAGGTGCCTGCGGCGCCAGCACcggcttctgcttctgcttcggccccggccccggccccagctccggccccggccccggccctgGCTGCGGCTGGGGATCCGGAACCCGCGGGCGGCTGCCCTGGCGCGGGGGAGGCGGCGGCCGCGCCGTCGGGTCCGGTGGAGAAGTCGCCGCCTGGGGGGCGGCAGaacttcctgctgctgggggtgctggtgttCATGCTGGGCGTGCTGAGCGCCTTCGCCGGCGCCGTCATCGACGGCGACACCGTGTCGCTGGTGGAGAGGAAATACTCGCactactgcctgctgcagcccggCGGCGCGGCTCGCCCGCGGACCGGCCCCGCGGCACCCGACGGCTCTGCCGCGGCGCTCCGCTGCCAGAAGCTGCGGGACTATCAGCAAGGTTTGGTGCTCTCCACCGTCTTCAACGCGCTGGAGTGCCTCCTGGGCCTGCTCAACCTTCTTCTCGTCAAAAACTACAAGGCCTCGCAGCAGCGCGGGCGGCGGCGACGGCGGAGGCGAGCGGCACCGGCGACGACGGCCGTgccggcgggcgggcggcggcggcggcggaggggcggcggcggcggcgggcggcgggcgcCGCGCCACAGCCAGGGCTCCCTCTTCTCCGGCGGCGAGCCCGAGCTCAGCCCCGGGGATTGCCCCTTTCAGGCCGTCTCCTACATCAACGTGGGCGTCTTCCACGTCTTCGACGAGGCCGGCGTGGAAGTGCACTGCGGCGGGCACCCCTCCGTCGAGTTGCCAGGCTACTCACCCATGGACCCCGAGCTGAATGCCTCCTACCCCTACTGTTACCCGCTGCCCAGCGAGCGGCCCCCAGCTTACGAGGAGATCTACCCAAGGGAGCCCTGCTCTCATGGCACCTAG